From Synergistaceae bacterium, a single genomic window includes:
- a CDS encoding ABC transporter ATP-binding protein → MDVKNLTRLLKYSRRYSLKIFLAVIFMILSAGLNVLPPYLFRNVVDDVLFSRDLFMLNVICVALVIIFGLKAITTYYQRYLMSEAGQSVVMDLRIELYDHIQRMSLKKIYASRIGELMSRITGDVETLQNLVSNSVVDLTFNFFTFLGMFGFIIYINWRLTCLIILVLPVVAFLLSFASKKLRRAGHNVQEQLANITATAQEAFSAIRVVRSFATEDEELTRFTDANRKNYNALMQAVSIQGILAGVIEVFLIAALAVVFWVGGHNVINGDLTPGELISFIGYIAFMVQPIRTVMNQMSMLQRSIASAERIFDILDTPAESANIHTGINHKLSGAVKFENVSFYYEEGQEILHDINLDVKAGEKIAIVGPTGSGKSTLVDLIPRFYDPSAGKIIIDGYDIKELSLKNLRRQIGIVPQESILMRGTLAFNIAYGLENPDMQKIIEAAEIADIREFIESLPEKYETQTGERGVTLSGGQRQRIAIARAVIRDPKILILDEATSSLDLAVERQVQRAINQAMRGRTAFIIAHRLSTVREADKILVLENGKFIQSGTHDELLKSGGLYAELYKLQFGYNKSCRLSEGKNKKFAR, encoded by the coding sequence ATAGACGTGAAAAATTTAACTAGACTCTTGAAATATTCGCGCAGGTATTCACTAAAAATTTTTCTCGCAGTGATATTCATGATTTTGTCAGCGGGATTAAATGTTTTGCCGCCTTATTTATTCCGAAATGTTGTCGATGATGTATTATTTTCGCGCGATTTATTTATGTTGAATGTAATTTGCGTTGCTCTCGTGATAATTTTCGGGCTGAAGGCGATTACTACATATTACCAGCGTTATTTAATGAGCGAGGCCGGACAAAGTGTTGTAATGGACTTGAGAATCGAATTATACGACCATATACAGCGCATGAGCCTCAAGAAAATTTACGCCTCAAGAATCGGGGAATTAATGAGCCGCATAACCGGAGACGTTGAGACATTGCAAAATCTAGTGTCAAATTCTGTAGTTGACCTGACATTTAATTTTTTCACGTTTCTGGGCATGTTTGGATTCATTATTTATATAAATTGGCGGCTGACGTGCTTAATAATTCTTGTGTTACCGGTTGTAGCGTTTCTGCTCTCGTTTGCGTCGAAAAAATTGCGTCGGGCCGGTCATAACGTACAAGAACAATTAGCAAATATTACGGCAACGGCTCAAGAGGCTTTCTCGGCGATTCGGGTCGTGCGTTCATTTGCTACGGAGGATGAGGAATTAACGCGATTCACTGATGCGAACAGAAAAAATTATAATGCTCTCATGCAGGCCGTATCGATTCAGGGAATTTTAGCGGGAGTAATTGAAGTTTTCTTAATTGCTGCACTTGCTGTCGTTTTCTGGGTTGGAGGCCATAACGTTATTAACGGCGATTTGACTCCTGGCGAATTAATTTCATTCATCGGTTACATAGCTTTCATGGTGCAGCCAATAAGAACAGTAATGAATCAAATGAGCATGTTACAGCGAAGTATTGCATCAGCTGAACGAATATTTGACATTCTCGACACTCCGGCAGAATCAGCAAACATTCACACGGGCATAAATCACAAATTATCGGGTGCAGTAAAATTTGAAAATGTCAGCTTTTATTACGAAGAAGGCCAAGAAATTTTACATGACATAAATTTAGACGTTAAAGCAGGCGAAAAAATTGCAATTGTCGGCCCGACCGGTTCGGGAAAATCTACACTCGTTGACTTGATACCGCGATTTTATGACCCTTCAGCAGGAAAAATTATTATTGATGGTTATGACATAAAAGAATTATCGTTGAAAAATTTGCGCCGTCAAATAGGGATAGTCCCTCAAGAAAGTATTTTAATGCGCGGGACTCTAGCGTTTAATATTGCTTATGGACTTGAGAATCCCGACATGCAAAAAATTATTGAAGCGGCAGAAATTGCGGACATTCGCGAATTTATAGAGAGTTTACCGGAAAAATACGAGACGCAAACGGGCGAGAGGGGCGTAACTCTTTCAGGGGGTCAGCGTCAAAGAATTGCAATCGCGCGGGCAGTAATAAGAGATCCGAAAATTTTAATTCTCGACGAAGCAACAAGCTCATTAGATTTAGCAGTAGAGAGACAGGTACAGCGCGCAATTAATCAAGCCATGAGAGGCCGGACAGCGTTTATAATTGCTCATAGACTTTCAACTGTCAGAGAAGCTGATAAAATTTTAGTGCTTGAGAACGGGAAATTTATTCAATCAGGCACACACGACGAGCTGTTAAAATCGGGAGGACTTTACGCAGAACTCTATAAATTACAGTTTGGATATAATAAATCTTGCAGACTTTCTGAAGGGAAGAATAAAAAATTTGCGCGTTAA